Genomic window (Syngnathus scovelli strain Florida chromosome 14, RoL_Ssco_1.2, whole genome shotgun sequence):
TCCATATCTAACCTGTCTTATCTCTGCTTGTGCGCGTGTAGACGTGAGAAAGACCATCATCGGGCAGTCCATCGGTGGCGTCATCTACTCGCTGTTTGCTGGTTCCCCTCTGGTCATCCCGTTGACCACCGCCCCCCTTGCTATCTTCATAAGTGGTACGTCGggtcgtgtctgtgtgtgtgagtttgAGCAGCAAAATGTGTGTTTAGCGGGGAAATgtatgaatgcaaaaaaaatttcGGATGACCACCAAAGTATTTCCATATATCAAATTACTCTTTTTCAATTTAAAAATTATGGACAAAACAATAGAACTGAAACCtaaagtgaattttttttttggttaactACCAGACACATTtataaatgtaaacaaaaaaaaactagccaGTTCCCCCCCCAAACATCAACAGTGTTGCAGTTGTGTTGATGTTGATTGTTGGTGCTCCCACTGAGCGCCTCAAGTTAGCCGCAGTGGCGGCCGTAAATAAGAATCCAATTTGTTACATAACAGCTTGCTCGGGCACCCTGCAGGTCGCCTAGACGGCCACTGGCTTGCATGCGCACAGCAGCACACAAACGCTCTGGGCGGTGGTGGTTTTCCCTGGAATTTAAAGCACCCTGGCAACTGTAGCGCATCCAACCTGACTCTATAATGTTAAgaaaaattttaaaaagtggAATTGGAGCTAGCTGCTTGCTTACATAGTCGGTCGGACCTTGATGAGCACCGTAATCTCGTGATTTTCAGGCACCAAGCTCCACGGAGTGTCCACATAACTCAAAGAATGCTCATGTGCTTGTTGGCAGTCATTCGTGGTATCTGCGATGATTACCAGCTAGACTTCCCAGCTTTCTATGCCTGCATCGGGTTGTGGAACTGTCTTTTCCTCATTCTGGGAGGCGTCTTCAACCTCAGCCTAGTCATGAAGCTCTTCAAAAGGTGtgcacacgcaaaaaaaaaaaaaaaaaatcaacatttgaCTTTTCAGACTTTTTATCGCCGATTTGTGTTGTATTTGCAGGTCGACAGAGGAGGTGATTGCGCTGTTCATATCAATCGCATTTGTGGTGGACGCTGTCAAAGGAACGGTGAAAAGTGAGTAACATGTACTAACATTAGCACtaatgctaatgacatctgggtaTGCTAAATGTCCCGCAGCCTGTCGCGTCCCCTCATCAATATTTGACGCAGTTTTAATTTCCTCAAATGGAGACCTCGCTAGCCAGTCTGCCATTAGCATAACATTAACCTCCGACGCCGCTAATGCTAATTCATTCTGCATTTTGATACTTTTGTAACATTGATGAACGAGCACCATCTTTTTAATAATCAGTCCCGACGGAGCGGCGTCCATTTTGTTGCAGACATTAAGACACCAATTTGAGGAGGCATTAGTCATCATCAGAAAAAATCAAGTCCAGCTCTGCCGTCCTTTCAGTCTTCCAAAGGTACTACCACCCGCCCACGCTGGGCAATGGCAGCACGGCCAGCGAGTCGCCGCACGTTGCCGCCATGGGGGGCAACGGGAGCGAGTTGGGTATGGGCTCTGTGCTGCACGTCCTCCCCAACTCACTGATCAACTGCACACGCGAGCGGCCTGTCTTGTGCCTGCTGCTCATGATGGGCACGCTGTGGATGGGTTACACACTCTACCAGTTCAAGAGGAGGTATGCGCCCGCCAACCCTTGACTGGCATAGTTGGGCCTGATGATGACATTGCgtctttgtgtgcgtgtgtgtttgttgtcagTCCGTTCCTACACGCCAAAGTGAGGGAGGTGTTGTCGGACTGCGCTCTGCCCATCTCTGTTCTTCTCTTCTCCTTCATTGGGTCATACCTGTTCAGCGACATCGAGCGTCAGTACCACTTTTTGCTTTTGTCTTAACACACAAACACCTTGGCCAGTAAAgtgcttatttttatttttattatcaaaacattttatatttttttcttgagaAATTATAGTTTGATTGTCAAAAAACAGTCAAACTAACATCACGTAAATGAATGTGCCACTGCGTTAGCTTAGCATTGTGTAgcttgaacacacacacgcatgttaTTCTGACATGTACAGAAGCACACAAACACGTTCAATGAAGAACAAGGTGAGGAGTGCGCATCAAGTGGGGCACGCCAGGCCGAGGGAATTGAGCGGCAATATCCGCCGTCTGCCTTATTAtttatgtttgttttgaaaatgtttgttaTGAGAATGTTTATTTCATGGACGAGAAATGCGAGCGTCTGTTGCGTGTCCCTCGAGGAGCGCCTCAAGGCTTGGCTGCCCTACAAACACCCACATCATGGaggaagaaaaacacacacacatgaaacacgtttttattttttactagcCCACCTCAAGGTCCTtcgcctaaccctaatccttatcAAAACATTTCTTTGAAAAGAAATTGCTGAAAAAAATTATGACAATGACTCTTAAAAATGAGACATTGAAAATGTCTATTGTTAGAAAAGGAAAACCAAACCCCCCAGCCTTTTACCctctttgaatgtttttttttaaacccaaaaCATGAAATGCGACATCATTATGACATATCAGTGCTTATTGTTTGTGTATGAGCAGTTCCAGTGTTTAAAGTCCACAACAAGCCAGCATTCAGCGTGGCTCCGTTGGAGCGCCTGACGGCCTTGAACGTGCTGAGCGCCATGTGCCTCGGCTTCCTGCTGGCCTTGCTCATCTTCATCGACCAGAATATCGTTGTGTCGCTCACCAACGCACCCGAGAACAGGTGAATACAAAGGAAACGCTGCTCCATATGCTGGCTGAGATTCCCAGCTACCAAAACTGGAAGTACACATTGCCAAAATAAGCCATGCAGCAACTTTGAAAATTGACGCTTGGGCCACTCACCGGAAATCCAAACTACATTTGTCATTTGATGATGCTAGTCTTTAATCCAAGTCATTTGTCCTCACAAAAgcttgcttctttttcttaatggtGGTAGTAATTGTTAAGTGGTTGGTTGCCTTTGCCTGCTTCCGAAGCCACCGAGGACCTTTGGTGCCGCGTCGCTTCGTTAGCGACAACTGAGCCACAAAAGTTGACATCTGAGTCAAGAAGCCTCGCAGCCAAAATATGAAGTCTAACCTTTTTCCGCCATGCCGTCCATCCATGATGGACGGACGTCCATTAGCCCGCCCGCAGGCTGACGGTAGCACCAGAGAATCCACAAGTCAGCAATCGCAACAAGAAATCCCATCCAAAAACTTTCAAAATCGTATGAAAATTCTGAAATTGGTTCAGAAATAACCGGTAGTAAAAAGGATTTAATTTAATTGAATATGATATTTGGTAGGCATGTCTATCATGAGTCTCAAGAGCCCCCAAAAACCTCAAGAAGTTCCCCATCTTGGTCTCGAGTGGCCATTTCACCTCCcgaaggtgttggtccgttgctACCAAATGTGAACGGTCAAAGACAAATGCACCAAACTGGGAAGTTTGTCCATGGCGACCTGTTTGTTTCATGACgggtgagaagaaaaaaaaaaaaatcaaactcaaCTGACAGTCAGGAGGCATGTTGCTGCGATTGCTGACACGGACATTGATGGATGCCGCGCCATATGTGAGCCACGCATggcagaccttttttttttttggtgggagtCAGTCAAGGGTGGAGACGTTCAAATGTGTCCATGACTTCCCAAGTTCACCGTCGTCCTTTTATGTGTTGTCGTAGGCTGCTGAAGGGCACGGCATACCACTGGGACCTGATGCTGTCGGGCCTGATCAATATCTTGATGTCGGTTCTGGGGCTGCCCTGGATGCACGCTGCCTTCCCGCACTCCACGCTGCACGTGCGCCAGCTGGCCTTCGTAGAGCAGCGCGTGGAAGGAGGACACCTCTACGAGACGTGAGTGCATAGACGCACGCAATTAGAACCAGCTTCTGTGTGACTACTTAGTGTCCTTCCaagtaaatgaaagaaaaatatttgtctgTCTTGAGGTTAAAGTCCAAATACATTCATTGCTGTTTCTATTATTTTGGCGAGCCCTTAATCGGAAGAAGGCTTCAAATGAAGTCGGCATCGGCCGGAGACAGCAATATGTGGAATTTAGAGTCCTCTAGGACTGTGAtgggcttttttgtttttatgttagGCTGAGCACAATAATGGACTACCCTCTAGTGGTCAAAGTTGGAAGTAAATCTTGAATGAATTATCTCGGCAGCCTGTATGTGAAAATGAGCAAGATGTCATCGGGCCGCTGTGTGACAGTATCCACGTTCAGTATCGTGCAGGTGAAGGAGACGCGTGTAACGTCACTGGCCGCCAACGTTTTCATCGGCGCGTCGGTCTTCTTGCTGCCTCTGCCGCTACAGTGGATCCCCAAGCCGGTTCTGTACGGGCTCTTCCTCTACATCGCGCTCACCTCCATCGACGGCAACCAGATGTGCGACCGCATGGCCCTGCTGCTCAAGGAGCAGGTGAGGAGCGTCGAAGGGGGTCCTGTGGCGTGGCCGGCGCTTTTCATTTTACTCAAGTAGTTCCTTTCCGGATGGCCGGAGGAGGACAAGCGGAGGGAACTTAGTTTTCCAGCTGGGTCCTGACGTGTTTTTCCCCCTTTGCTGCAGACGTCATACCCGCCCACCCACTACATCCGCAAAGTGCCCCAAAGGAAGATCCACTACTTCACCTTCCTGCAGATGATGCAGCTGCTGGTGCTGTGCACGTTCGGCATGTACCCCATCCCCTACATGAAGATGATCTTCCCCTTGGTCATGATCCTGCTCATCCCCCTCAGGTGACGCCCTCGAACCGATCGACCTCaaataaaatggaagaaaaggGTGGGGTGGAtcagaaaattaaaaaaggTATCAAAGAAAACATTGTCAAACCGAATCATAATTATCAAGTGGGAAGTAattttaaaaagtcattttaaacCTTATAAAAATAAGTACAAGTAAAATTTCACAGGGTCTATCAGCATTTGCATTCTAGTCTGTGTGGAGTTCCTCAGGGATATGCGCGTGGTCCCATTCTCTTCTATACAGGTTGACGCCACCTCTTACCTGTAGAAGTGTATCACATACTTATGTTTCTTCTTGCGTGTGTAGGAACAGGGTGCTCCCTCACATCATTGAGGCCAAATATTTGGACATTATGGATGCCCAACATATGTAGCCGCGGAGGACGAAGGCGACGCCAGTTGCAACCCAAAAGACCTGCCGTAAAAGGGCAAAGAAAAAGtttggaccttttttttttttttctcccttctcTTTTGTTCTAAAACACCAAACCGTGCGGGAAAAGTCCAACAGCGTCTTACATTCCGACAGGCCGCCCGATGAACAATTGGGCAACTCCCCGATTCACCGCAGTTGTCGTCCTTGTGTTTGCTTCAAGTTGTTGAACTACTGACATTTTGAAGACGGTGCAACGGCACAACCCTTTTGTTCACACCTGCGTGTTTTGACATCGTGCTGATGCTGGCTCCCCGTGACGTGTACGTGCACTGTGCCGATAAGTAGATTTCTGTTTTTTGCTCTTCTTTCAAGCATTCCCTTTAGCGTTCCATGGAGGAGGCAAGGCTTGGCATCCTTGCGGGTTCCTCTCCATGTTTGCACCCGTTTGTCCCTAAACGTACGGGCGGCTTCCTCAAGGCAGGATTCATCGTTTTCAGTTGATGTGAAAAACTACAGTACAGGACACAATTTGACACTTCATAACTCGTGAATGGATATCCTCGATCAAATTCAGCCAACATTTGTTTGACCAAAAAAATGAAGGGCACAAAATGTCGTGGTCAAGATCTCGTAAGGGGTAGCTTAAGCATGATGCTAGCCCTTCCTGCCCTTCCCTAGCCCGTCTGTCGCATTCTGTCCTGACCTGCTAGCCTGTCATGTCTCTTACACTTAACCCCCAAGCCTTCAGTCCCATCCCTGATTTGTGTTGCCCCAATCCTAACCTGACCCCCATCCTTAAAGGCCAAACCCAGGCAAGCCTCTGCCAACTAACGATAACCCACACTCTACTTCAAATCCTTCCTGTCCTGCCCCTGAGCCCAAGCCTAACCTAATGTTTGGAATGGAAAGCAAAACATATAAACAGTATATAAATATTGTGTGTGATTATTTAGAATGGCAGCACAAACCAAATCATGTAGTTTGATAACAATTTTCaatatatggaaaaaaaaaaaaagctttgaatatttctttctttttgtttcttgGAAGGAAATGCTTGTGTTGTGCTGATTGCGTTGCTCATCTTTTCCTGTGTTGGAAATGTTTTGTCTGCCATTTTGGCTTCATGTGTTTACAGACTTATCGGAAAACATTCCACCCCCCTGGAAAGTGACATGAAAAGCTATTTAGAATGCGTTATTTTTGTCAAGTGACGTCACGTAATGGCCCCCAAGTTTGGATTAACGAGAGATTTGCACACATCTCGATTTTTCTTGCAACCCATCGCCAATTCACAGACGGTCCTCGAATGCAACACGTGACATTTCAGCAATACTGTATAaaagaattatttaaaaaaaggctcAGCGAGCTCTATTTTTGAAGAtgtagaaaggggggggggaagctcCCCACGTGCATTCGCTTCCGTTGAACTACGCAGGAGAAGTCATAAACTGACGTTTGCATAATCCTTGGGATGGTCCTCGCCGTAAGAGGGAGGAAAACGAGGAGTCACATGTACTCGTAAGAAACTTTTCATCATCCCAAATGTCTCTTGTATTTTTGACCTCCACTCTAAATCGTTTTATTGTGTTTTAGGTCTTTTCTCTGTGCCCAATCCGGACATTCTGGAAAGTGTTTCCTTTCTTATTCAGTAGCCTACTTTTCTAACCATGAATGTACGGTTGTAAGATTTgtgtgtctctgtctctctctctctctctctctctctctctctctctctctctctctctctctctctctctctctctctctctctctctctctctctctctctctctctctctctctctctctctctctatatatagacatacatatatatatatatatatatatatatatatatatatatatatatatatatatatatatatatatatatatatatatatctcgttGTTACTATCTTTCAATTTGGGTTTCATTGAGGCATTTTTCTGTTGTGGGAAAAAGAGCAGCTATATTTGTAAGATGGCTGGAAtatgatgtaaaaaaatatctaaaaaaGAATGTGTtggtttattacatatatatatatatatatatatatatatatatatatatatatatatatatatatatatatatatatatttgaaaaaaGACACTATCTCAAGCTGTTGCCAAATAAAAAGTAGTACCGTATGGGctgttttgtcttttctttgtGGATCAGCAAACGACTAACGTAATGCTAACTTGCCAATACCTAACGCTGATTACAAGTGGCCTCTGCTTTCTTCGACTCCATACCCCACAATAAATTGCGCATTGTGAGGCGCATGCGCAGAAGGTCGGCCATCTTGGATCGCAAACTACCGCGACTCCATGAGGCGCAAGGGTCGCAGATCGCGTATTGACTGGTCTCGCGTCATGTAAATCTTTCTCTGCTGCTAGCCTCGCGTTAGCCTAGCGACCGGAAGTTTGCACGCTGCCAGACCCCAAAACGCGGAAATTCTGCGTGCCGAGCCTATTTTGAAAGGGGCTGGTCTTATGAATTTTCGGGGTTGGAGCGTTGTTACTAAAATCCCGCCTGCCTGCCACATCTTTTCTGCGTCCCGTCGTTGTGGTTTTGTCCTCGCCAGCGGTCCCAAGACAAGCACGTGTTGTTAACATGGCCGAGGAGGCGAAGAAACAAGCCGCCTATACCGCGGTGGACAACCACGTGCAGGTATGGGCTTGGACTTGTTTACTATGATGATTGTCCACACATGAACGATTTGAATTAGCAGCCGCTCTATAGCCGCACGTTCTGGCTAGGCTAGCAAAATTAGCCATCAAGACAAAACAAACCGATGAAGACTATTTTGTCAAATCAGATTTCAGATGTTTGTTGCCATGTCTATCTAAATCTGCAACACGACCCAACATGGAGACAGGTAGATGCATACAAAACGTTTACATACTCCTATTTTTTTCTGCCTCGTTTGGACTTAAATGCCCAAAGGTATGTTTGGACTAAACACAACTCTTTCTTAATGCtgaagcgccccccccccccccccccccccaacaaaaaCAGTTCGAAAGCCAACATTCGTGCAATTAATTCCAATTATTTAGAATGAATTTATTTTCTGTCCAACAGAACAATCAGGTGGTTGGAGTCGGCAGTGGCTCGACCATCGTTTACGCAGTGCACAGACTTGGTGAGTGAATTATCATCCTGAAAATAAAGAATATCAATTCTGAAAGTAGGGATTTCACCCAAAATGGCAGCTTCAAACCGAAATGAATGTTCTGTTAAGTTCCAAGCATGAGTCTGGGCACCCAATTACAGGTTGATTGGTGTCTGTGGCATTTTTTTAGTATTAAATATTTCCAGGAGCCTTGGGAATCTCCAATCGACGCCACTTTCCACCCACGTTAAATGGCGTAGATAAAAAAGTTTCACATTTTCACTGGGACTTTTTTGACCCAATTCCCTTGAAGAAAGTTGTCAAGCAAAATGGTAgctgcaaaccaaaatggcggacTTCATGTTCAGTTCCAGGCAAGGGTCCTTGAGACTTTTTGTGCACGACTGTCACAATAGATGCAGCCAGTTTCTGGGTGACTGGTTGAATTTGAACCAAATACCTGAGGCTGATGTCTTTATGTATTCTTTTCAAGCGAGTGTGTTTGGGTGGGGTTCTTGTCTTGGGGACCAAACATTGGCAAGTTGTCCGACATGTTGAGTCCAatgttccctctaagctgcgcagctgcgcaattgcgcacTGGTCGCGCAGTATTTGCGCACAAGAAACTccatgctgcgcacaaaataGAATTCTGCATGAACTGATTGATGAATATCTAATGATAGACGTAATCTGatctaattaagtggacgagtaattttctttctgtgcctttttgtagtgtaaatcagtaattgacaggtgtccagccaatgatatatGGTTCACTTACGCTACATATATGTATGACACATAAGAGTCCTGCACATCCGTGCCGCGCAGGTTAGCTAGCTAACGACAGTGCGGCGGAGACAAGCGATGCgaatgctaaattagctaatcatggcgaaacgaatgagcagcAACACATCCACTTGCCaggacaaaataaataagagatgcggATGGGTGAGATTCTCTCTTTTTccaatgagaaaggtctcctctgcgaAACATGCAGTGAAGACAAAATGGCGGGCGAGTTTACTGAGGGAAAAATATGGAAGTTGGACAATCCTCAAGCGttacattcagcagaaatgttatttgaaagctgttgaaattgtacaaagactcaagatagGACAGGGGATAGGTACATTATTGCGAGACAGCGCAAAagatcgacagaaaaggaacgagctgtcacacaaaacaaaatctgaccccgagcaagttaaagttctcattgacaatatttatttacttatttacgtacttatttgtttattagtttatttatttaatctagtattgcacacagtggtccacagtgtgcacagggagcttgtgtatttgcacagacacttgaaaaattagagggaacattGGCACTGAGTCCCTCCAAAAAGCGCTTAATTTCTCTGAAAGACAAGAATAAACATCACTCCCCTGGTTCATGGCCCGCAATGTTAATGGTAATGTGTCTGAATTTGGGTTTTTAAGCAACGTGTGTTTGAGTgtttcaatgttttgtttttagcgGAGAGAGTGCGGGAGGAGAAGCTGAACATCACCTGTGTGCCCACCTCCTACCAGGTTAATTTGGCTTTTCTTTGGCTCTCCACTTAATGTAGCATTTCTGTTGAATGCCCATGTTTGTGGTCCTTCAGGCCCGCCAACTGATTGTGCTGCACGGACTGATGCTATCGGATCTTGACAGGCACCCTGAGGTATGACCAACGCCATCGTGTTGACAAGCCAGACACGTCTTTGACTTCCAACCAGTGGAAAAGTGTAACCAGAATGCTTACGCATGTGTTTTTTCCCCACAAGTATTCTcaataaaacaaatttaaacGTAACCAGCAGCAGAACAAAgaatctaaaaaacaaaaaaacaccctGAACAACAGACTACGTTGTCCGACATTTAAAGAGACTCCTACTACCTGGAGGCATTGATATTGTTGCCGCGCTCCTGCACTTGTTTGTCCCTCTTGCGCTCAGCTGGATGTCGCCATCGACGGGGCGGACGAGGTGGACGCTGATCTGACCCTGATCAAAGGCGGCGGGTGAGTTCCACATCGCACAGCTGCTTCCTGCGTGTCCTTTGGCTCTTTTTTCCTCACAAAAGTCGACCACATTTTCTTTGTCAGTGGCTGCTTGACTCAGGAGAAGATCGTGGCCAGCTGTGCCCGCCATTTTGTTGTCATCGCCGACTACAGGTTTGGATCCAAGATTGCGTCTTTCAAGATGACACCATAAAGAAGAGCCGTTATTGATCCTGGGATTTCTCAAAATGCCAACCGATTGTCTCTCAGGAAGGACTCTAAAGCGTTGGGCCAGCAGTGGAAGAAGGGCATTCCCGTCGAGGTGGTCCCCATGGCCCACGTGCCCGTCTCCCGGAAGATCGTCCAACTTTTTGGAGGAGAGGTCAACTTGAGGATGGGCGTCGCTAAAGCtgtaattaaaatatatatatatttatcaaaAAATGGGCCTGTTGATGCAATTTGTAAGACTTAAGAAATCATCGATACGAGTCATACTTTTGCCATGTAACATACAACATACAATGACACCATTTTGAAGCAAGACCTTTCTTTTTTGCTGTCTCATCAACGGTTAGCTTAGCTACACAAACTGTGCTAATACTCAACGCTTGGTGGAAATTGAGCTATGTTCTCTACTTTGTGGCTGTGTCAGGGTCCTGTGGTGACAGACAACAGCAACTTTATCCTGGACTGGAAGTTTGAGCGCATTCATCGCTGGAAGGATGTCAACGTAGCCATCAAGATGATTCCAGGTCAGGTCCGGTGAATGTCAGGAACAGGCTTCTAGAacagcacacttgtgcaaccacgttATTTGTTAATCGGACCCTCTGGTGTCATCTGCAGGGGTGGTGGAGACAGGACTGTTTGTGGGCATGGCAGAGCGCGCCTACTTTGGCACAGAAGATGGCCGTGTGCTGCTAAGGGACGCGCCCATCAACTGACGCTGCCGTCTGCGGCTCATCTCGCTACTTCCTTTTGGAATACCATTTGACTCATCAGGAGTCTGATGTGGGCAGTCGACAGCTTTTAACTCTGGGAGCATTAACTCTGGAAAAGACGTTTTAAAATGCAATGTGTTTTTACTTACAGATTAATTGAATATGATCTTACTTGATTGGACACAATGTATCGGACGGGCCATAATCTCCCATTTGCGCTTGCATCATTTCGTTTCACTGATTCTCCCGTCCACACTGACCGatgagattttttatttttattattattttttttttatataaagctTACAATAGACAGATAAATGATGTCCAACTGTTATGTTTTGCCGGCAGCCACCCAAATGGCCAACTGTGCATCTTTTTCGATTGGAACACACAAGAGAATATGTACCCATGTGCCTTGACATCGAAGCTGCTGTTGTGTTTGGAAGGAAGTGAAATGAAGACAGCGAAATGTCATCATTTCTAAACCATGTATGCTCATGGTTTAGATACTCTTCCTGTGTCCCCACGTCTCACGCAACCCTTATGCCATCATTACATTGACATGTACACCAAAGTCCATATTTTGTATCAGCATTTGAATCATTCCAATGTGACTGTGACAAATGTTTTTCACTGTATCGCCTACTCTTTCTTTGTCAAGAATACGTGACCAAAATCATGCATGTGCCTGCTTCTAACGTTTCAAATAAACTTAATCATGTCATATTTGACTTGTTATAGATGTTCAATCTGTAACACTGATTGATGAGGTATTTGGTGAGGCATGAGAGCAACGTCATTCTCCTGTGTGCCGCATGGTGGCGCTGTGAAGCCGACAGCGCTTCAAAGCCCAAATATCCAGGCTGCTCGCTGCAGAACCACTAGGTGAAGCTGCTCAAGAAACAGTCCAGCCCGCTGGAATCCATCCCGCTCTCCCCTCCAACTTCTTTTTATTGATTTTACTTTACTGCAAACGAATAATCGTGTCGAGCAAATAATTTTTCAatgattgtttatttttattgaaaatACTTATAGTAGTTAAACAACACAAGGGTGCAGGTAGAGGTGCTGtctgtgctgctgctgatggGGAAGGTGGTGGTAACTTCTTCCAACATTAGCCTACATGTTTGATGAAAGCCATTCACTGGAGAATATGTctccaaactacggcccgcgggccgaatACGGCCCACCTCCACATTTGGTCCGGTCCCCTGAACAATACCAgagcattttgattttttttccatacatgTGTATTTGTATTTAATGATAACGTTGGACTTTTGCAAATAAAATATTCCTTAGTTATGAACTTTTTTCATTATTAACCATTAGTTAGTAACTACAGGgtcggcaaaatgatctgacacatttgtaggtttaataaaatgcaaataaattaaagaaacaaaaacgttttttactttcaaaaagtacatataatgccgttttgtttcgtttcatttcattttcgtttcgttttcgaatgatgttacagtcaaacctcggttttcgaacgtcccggttctcgaacaaattagaattcgaacgaaaaattcgagatttttttttgcttcagttgtcgaacaaaattcggaggtcgaacctcgagatgagccgagaggacccgagaaaacccgaccgcgcggcctggataccgactgactccgttcgttattgtatttttgttactttgaggattgtattaacccctaatcatgcccccaaaggaagcaagtgggagtagtaaagccatcctaaaacgcaAAGACGCtctttaaagcaatgcgacagtgtgcacccggcgcgctgcggttgtgcgatcggagtaaattaagctccctgcgcactgaggtccacttaaattttggaaaatacatcaggactttaaaaatattttctaaatttcagcgacggctctgtcacaataatgcgaccagcgcggtgctgttgcgcggtcggcggcgagcTACGAATGcgcattcggcggtgcgctgcagttgcacgatcggacaaaaatgcgcaaatgaaaaaatgcttaaaaaaggctctcccccccccccccccccccattatttgcaatgggaaaaatagattcgtaattcgaccgattcacttttcgaaccgccttctggaacggaatgtggtcgaaaaccgaggtttgactgtatttcaccagctcagtggcctagtagtaaagtgtccgccctgagactggaaggttgtgggttcaaaccacagccgggt
Coding sequences:
- the rpia gene encoding ribose-5-phosphate isomerase gives rise to the protein MAEEAKKQAAYTAVDNHVQNNQVVGVGSGSTIVYAVHRLAERVREEKLNITCVPTSYQARQLIVLHGLMLSDLDRHPELDVAIDGADEVDADLTLIKGGGGCLTQEKIVASCARHFVVIADYRKDSKALGQQWKKGIPVEVVPMAHVPVSRKIVQLFGGEVNLRMGVAKAGPVVTDNSNFILDWKFERIHRWKDVNVAIKMIPGVVETGLFVGMAERAYFGTEDGRVLLRDAPIN